The stretch of DNA AACTGCGGCGCCCTCAGCGAGAACCTGCTGGAGAGCGAGCTCTTCGGTCACGTCCGCGGCTCGTTCACCGGCGCCATCGACAACCGCACCGGGCGCTTCGAAGCGGCGCACTCGGGGACCATCTTCCTCGACGAGATCAACAGCACGACGCCGCTCTTGCAAGTGAAGCTGCTGCGCGTGTTGCAAGAGCGCGAGTTCGAGCGCGTCGGTGACACGCAGACGATCCGTGTCGATACGCGCGTCGTCGCCGCCAGCAACCGCGACCTCGCCGAGGAAGCGGCCGAAGGCAAGTTCCGCGAAGACCTCTACTACCGGCTTAACGTCGTGCCGATCTGGCTGCCGCCCCTGCGGCAGCGGCGTGAGGACATCCCGGCGCTCGTGACGCACTTCCTTAACGCCTACAACGAAGAGAACGACCGCTACGTCGTCCACATCGAGCCGCGGGCGATGGAGGCCCTGCAAGACTACGCCTGGCCGGGCAACGTCCGCGAACTCCAGAACTACATCGAGCGCGCCGTCGTCATGGCGCTCGGCGACGAACTCACGTTCGAGCTGCTGCCGC from Botrimarina mediterranea encodes:
- a CDS encoding sigma-54 interaction domain-containing protein, producing the protein MQEVYRNTRQAASSRASVLLLGETGTGKELIAHALHKLGERRNRPFIRVNCGALSENLLESELFGHVRGSFTGAIDNRTGRFEAAHSGTIFLDEINSTTPLLQVKLLRVLQEREFERVGDTQTIRVDTRVVAASNRDLAEEAAEGKFREDLYYRLNVVPIWLPPLRQRREDIPALVTHFLNAYNEENDRYVVHIEPRAMEALQDYAWPGNVRELQNYIERAVVMALGDELTFELLPPVVRGESNAPRGAFRRMDFESLAVQLVEEGLSKADDAATDLHARIVDRVEREVISQVLGACDGVQIKAAQRLGINRNTLHKKIKDYGLDGGEGDSSSKAS